The sequence aatgaaataggTTGAGATGGTTGACAGAAATATGGCTTCAAAAATACTCCAATTCCGCACTCTGAAAAATTTAAAGCTAAATTATTGTACTATTCTTCATGATCAGTAGGATGTATTTACGTTCAAAAACTTCCAGTAAACTTTTCGGGAATCCTAAATCCGCAAGCAACGTATCTACCAACGTCTCGTTACTTGACGCCATTTTGAAATTCTTATTTTTCACAGTTTACTATCACATTATATTCATGTGTTTCTTCACATAAGGTGTATGTGCTGTACACTTAAGAGCTATCGGGTTTCCAATTGAAATTTACATATAAACACATAAATGTCATATGATGCATATAAATATAATGTGAAAGGTAGTTTTTTAATAAGTATATGCTTTTTCACATTGAATTCATGTGTCGTTTGGGCTCAGTGCATTATTTCGCTATTCCGTGACGATCCTGTCGCATTCTATGttcagctgaaaaccactatacagaagaaaatgaaaatgagaaaagcatcattacatcattagGTGTAAAGAATTAATTAGGATTCGAACAGGTTTTTTCTAAGAttcttttcttttcgttgtcaaATTCATAAGCAGTGTTACCAGTTATGCAGATATTCAAGATAGCTCcattgaaaaacaatttttttctttgattttctcAACTTTTTTTCGGCAACCACGTTTGTGCAGATAAAACCCTGGTTAAAAAAACCGTGTCAAAAGTTCAGCTTTGAAAGCAGTCTGCAAATGcctaaaaaaatgaattttgcatCAGTTCCGATGTCGAATTCAGATAAATCAGCAGTAAAGTCAATGGAATGTTTAATTTTTACATTCTTTGGGTTATACAATTGAGTGAATTCTGTATCGAAAAATCTCTATCGGTTGGCTGGTTGTATGTATTTAGAAAATCGTTGGCAAGATAAATTAGGCGAATGTGTATTTTTTCTCACCAAAACCGTTGAACGATCGATGTTGGTTCGTTTCAAAGGGCTAATTGTGGAATTGTGTGATCCAGATTGTGGATAATTTGCCAGCTTAAATGTTCTAAACCAGAGACGAATAAACGATCTAACGATCAGTCAGAAACAAGAAGAAAGTGAATTGAACGAGGAGGAGCACTTTTATTGAGTGAGGAAGTGGCATAAAACAAGTTTGGACGTGCTGCTGTCGTCCACATGGATCCGTGATTAAAGTTGAGTATTTAACGTTTTCGGAACGTTTTCAATTTTATTGCGAGCCCAACTTAATCACATTTCAATTATGACATCGCTGTTGGCTTGAATCCAATCCAAAAAGTGGCTGACTCGTGCACAAACAATAGGAATTTCACTTAGGCAATGCGATGCGGGCCCAAAAGAAAACACTCCAATTTGAACCGTATTTGGTCCGTCTTGTACCGTAACCGGTCCTCCGGAGTCTCCAATACAGGCGGATCTACCATCGGATCCGGACATGCACACATTTTGGTCTTCAATTAAATTCGGTATGGCGAAGCGTTCCTGGCACTGTTCGTTGCTAAAAACAGGATTGGTTATGTAATTCAGCACATCGGACAAACCGGTTGAGGGATCCTGATACTGTCCCCATCCAGCAATGGTTCCCGTGTAATCTGCGAAATCTCCGTCCGACCATCGTGGAAGGTGCACCGGTTGGATGTAGCTGGAAAACGAAACTTCAACTGGAAGTCGCAGAGTAGCGATGTCGTTTCTCATAGAAATCGGAAAATAGTCTTCGTGAATGTTGTAATCAGTCGGACTGAACTCCACGCTTATTCTGAAATCCTCTTCCACCTCTCGGTTGTGAGCTCCTATCAGGGCAAAACCTCCTTCGGATTGATTCAGACAGTGGGCCGCGGTCAGGATGTAGCGATGGGATATCAGAGATCCTCCACAATGCATTGTTTGTTCCCCAAATATGAGGTGCAACGATACTTGGTGAGGGAACTGACCGGCTGTAGCTTCGTCACCGTTCATTATTCTACTTCTTGGAGGGGATTTTCCACCGGCTACGGCAATGAGCAAAGCAATTGGTAATACAGACTTCATGATTGTGGACTGAATGGATTCGCACTGAGCAGAGGTAATCTCTTGCCAATGGATTTCGCTGGTGTAGTTTAATCAGAGAACTAGAAATTCGATAAGATTGGAACAATCTGAATGCGTTAACCCCCTTGATTGTAAAATTcatgtgcaatttttttttcgacgagAAGCTCGACACGTTTCTGGTACAGGAAATTTGAAAACATTCTTGCTTTTTCTAATATcttaagttattgaaattagtttgaaatttaGTACATCTAAATAATTTGTTCTTTCCTTTTGGAAGATTCTCGGAGTTCGAACGGACTTGACTATAAGCATAAAAGCTCTATTTAATTTGTACGATGGCTTCCCTAATAAATACTTCACTACCTGCTGACATATTGAGAAATGATTCCGAACCGTCTTGATGGATGCCATGTTGAACTTCTTGGATTCTCTATAATATACACTCACAAGTCATGTTTATGTGCGTCAattcggaaattcgcataaaatatATCTCTCATAATAAGCCTACCCAATTCTCAACTCGAAACgcgtttttttcagaaaatccaTGATTGCTTTTGAAGCATTCAGTGGTATTCTGACACCGAATTCGAGTAAGTGGTAAGTGGTCGAATAAGGCGAGGGGTTTATATTGCTTCCAGGCagacacgtacccagagggggggctcTCACGAAATCGAAGGAAAAGTAATTTCCATTTGGGGATTTTAACCACTATTTTCGGAATGAGGAACAGAAATGAATTtgttggccatcaactaacaagatcagtTAAATTTTACGAACCAGCTTTAGATTGTTTACTTctgaatttttttgattttttttcaaagctcAAAAGGTTCTCACAGTGATTACAATTAATGTTAAAAATAATAGCAAAGGTACTGGAAGACCAGAAAGTACCACGACGATAAGCACTGAGCAAACATATAATATTTTTAACAAGATtctgcgaataaaaaaatgtCTTGCCGCTGGACGTCGCTCTTCCATACTCAGGATAAAAAAGATGAACGCAAGCACACTTCGAAAGCATGTTCgcctatgctgatgatgatggtgtcggTTGGTTGCTGTTGACGAAGtctagatccattattatacgccagaaaaACGGAATGATTATCCGACAATGGACCAAATCGACATGAGTGTTCCGCAGCGGCCGCCTAGGGAGGCTAAATTAGGAGGAATGGTTATGGAATAGATTCTTTGGATTTGTCTCGGTATACTTTTCGTCTTCGACAGCAAGTATAAGTGTGCATTACCGGAGCGATTGAAAATCACAAGCATAATGTGAGCTTCATTTTGGAGTTCTGaccgctacttccagaacctgttccgaaaccgaaagccgAATTCGGTTGAAAAAACATACAAGTCTATGAAaccataacacctttcattagaatccgTTCTTACAATTGTGCAAATCGTCCTTGTCATCTagtgagaaatttatgtgagttctgttttgaagtttttgaccgCTACCAAGAAGATTTTTCTATTGTTGCGCTACACAAATTTAAGAAGTCTGAATATTTTCTGTTAGAAAGgcataaaataaatagtttggcGACAgccttccatatccattgcctttcgcgagTTAAATTAAAGATTTCTATTTAGCGGGCTTACTAAAAGAagctacgtaaatctttattttgCAATAGTTTAtgcaagagaaaatccataCAGGAATGTGTTCATTGCTAATCGAATGTATTAGTGGAAGTAAgttgaaactgaaaaaagttttcttgagcagttttcagaaaaaatggaagttttagactaagattatCGCTTTTTCtaaattgcaattctaagcagaatgaactgatttgtttatttttcaatcatatggaagatttattaattaaaatcaggaaaaaaagcgtcggaatttgtttttacgcacacattgttgacattactcatacgcttgcaaagagtcttgctcctggTTCTGCACTAACGGAACTAATCACTGTAGGCGTGCGAGTCTGACGTGAAAAATGTTCGCTagcgtaattttttttcttcaaaaattagCTTTTTCTCACTTTAaaggaaaatgaaataaatgaaaTCTTTATGATTGTGATCCTATGCTAAGTATAAGTGAAATTCAGTTTATTTTTCGAGTCGAAACGTGTGGTTCTATATTGTTTTGTATTCATATAGACTAGCTCATGAAGTCTTTCCATCAGTACCGGTCTTCTGTGTGTTAAATCGGTGATTACATGATCTCGATTTTACAGAAAAGGTGCAGTCGGTGAGATTGTTCTAATTTACAAAACCAACTTTTAGTTTTTGGTCGGTCGTACCGCTAGCTTATATACACAAATTTCCAATTCCGCGACACCTATGGAAGAGAATGATGAGTAGTCGTCCTTCCGGAAAGTTGGTAAAGGATTAACATTGACGGCCGGTAATGGTGGCTATCGTGCTGTTGAGATGTTCAGTTTTGAGTAGCTATGGTATCGATTTTTaagttttcaacaaaattttgagCGCTGGTGTTTATCCAGACCAGAGCTAttcaaagtcattttcattaactccaaatagacgaaaatgacgagaaagctACGCTTGCAAATTATCAGAACGAGATTcatgtccagtcaacgacaaaagcggaacagtagtttcaaatttGTGCTCTTTCAGcgaccctttcagtcattttcggttgtCAGTTAAAATCGAATACTGTAAAGTGTcgatcagtgctgtaaaacttcattcaattcaattgaaactgaatgtggaacacatagacgatctctctaattcagtaaacttcactctctgacacacacaatttttgctgacggcccgaacgggcagcattcagttcatcactcgtttctcttcaatcgaggctcagtttaaccaccgtcagttgatctcttgaagtaacaaaatatctctttcaatagtgtgagagcggccttcaaatgaggttcatgtaaacattcgaattggttcaagataatagatgaaagacaaaccaggcagctgaaatatcaatcacataatacacataaattaattgtttcctccttcagttttcatttttaatactttacctcATTTAAAATTccattcgttcgaatttgcttactaccaagagcgaaggcaatgaagcaggtagactacttggcactcgaaactgagcaagcaaaacttcaaatgactaggtacgattattcaactgacgatgaattccgggagcttcacttgaaaatggcagcaaaaatcaaatgaattagtagggatatgctgacggtcagcggccagaaatttcattttcatcttatattattcgattgaaaatgaaattttactgcactggtgtcgatattcaaccaaagctttgagaatcgataatgacagaaaacgattcacaatgatttttacctgttgCTAGAATCTGTTGTAGTATTGGTtttcaaagaggttctggggtgTAATTACTTTGATTTATCATATTCAAGACACTCTTCATAACcaaacgtcacagattttcagtaTATCTATAAaataatgagaattgaaatcctactgattctccctgcagacgttactttggtttcgtcttgtaggAAAGAGTGATGTTGGCAATTACTCTCTCTTTTGTTTGAAAGAGAGGAGAAAATACTTCGTTTTATCGACGACACGATCTGCCACTctactatcaaaactgtatcgcaaatttaactacccctcagtaactggtaatgtcaaaacgaaatcgcttgaaaaaatgttggaactggcaacacaagttggtaaattattgattttgaaaaacagttaccagtagccttggtaactacgtaaggaatgtaaacaaaaacaagagattctcacttaaaacgaaaccactgagttTAGTTGGCCCGgtggcaggtattaaatttatcaTTTCAGAGAGATTTGAGTCCTTTTatcttattttttattcaatttgtatcttTTCTTTAATGAACTGGAACAATTTCATCGCTGCCACAGAGAGGAAGGCTCTAATCATTTCATATTCGCAGCTAGAAAGTTGTATTATCGGGTGGTACTGAAAGATTTGCCTATGGGTACACTTACAGCGCGCAACTGTGTTTGGAGAGGGTATATTCCAACGAACTTGAAACTGAAAATAATGCGAattaggaaaataaaaaaatattttatgtaaCTATCGTAAACAAtgcttttacctttttttttataaatataaaaaataggtatagaattcgctcaaactttagaaaaattttccgaggcccagagggccgaatgtcatataccaatcgattcagctcgacgaactgaacaaatgtccgtgtgtgtatgtgtgtgtgtctgtatgtgtgttgtcaactaagaggtcgagatctcagagatggctggaccgattttgatcaaactagtcgcaaatgaaaggtctctccgtcacccaaaacgctacgaagttttatgtcaaaattttcagttttttgacagtatctgtcacaattgacctttaaAACGGAACATATTTTCAGCCTAGGATTCCGCACGgtgatacctatccaacaagccatagattgttgaaatccgtccatttttaacgaagatatcgaaatttttgtgtaagcgatttttcccctattccagcagtagaagttttgagcgctgtctggcaaagaaatgcttgggagcaacataaaacacgattctttatactgttacatacaattgtttctaagtaccaaaaagactgtgtacagcatgatattttgcctcggaccgattttagcacggtttgtttttggcaacataatcgttcgaatatgccatatgtcaACCAGAtttgagttgaaagcaattccataattatattgatttaaactacttacagcaataaatgctggaagaacataacaaccatataccattcgattcagttcgtcgagatcagcaaatgcgtgtgtgacaaataatttaactcaatttttttcggagatgactcaaccgttttctacaaattcagattcatataaaagtcgtatactcctaaacaaggttcctgaattatgtttggttccgacctctggttccggaactacaggatgatatgtgaaacgaaattaaaactgtataactcatttttctcgtagatgtcggaaccgatctaagattcaaatgaaaagattTAATATTCTAtagaacatcttgtttttcaatcagatccaacttccggtttcggagatacagggtgattagtatgaaaatgtctatttcacataaattaatcaggtttattgggttagcagatttggatattcgataactaaataaacttatttcatttttagtgatattcagttttcgattcgcaaggtacccaaaaattcaaTTCGCGATTTCTCAAATATgtctacaccgattttcaaacattttgaaacaaatgtaaactatacagctactcaggtgaatttgtctgacttcggctacaccgaatttcgatttccggttccagtatcgaatcgttttctcaaaaaaaaaaaacaaatcgaatttcagaaacaaaagttcaaatttaaataaactcagttttatccaattctgacttccgaatctggaattgtaggatgatgaatttttaaaattcaaagcgatatagaagatgacaatttaaagttggactcaaaaatattacaatttattcgtcatatggccatacgaatcggtttgggttacgctgattcctgaataccagctctggaagtaccttaaattaccgtaaactctaaagtggagcttacttcgacatattatggaatgtttaatcgatttttacacttttagattcaaattcgatccgatttccagtttcgaCACTACAGAGTAATGAATGATTCAAATcttaaattgccacttaaaacgagggacattagaataatgtcatgaaaattgaaacaccgaagaatgttcatgcaaaaaacacatgcggattgataaaaaaaaggtatcatctcactgctaagtggattaagcacgtttttattgaaaatgtttactcgTAGTTATAGGACatgcaaacgaaaataaaaataacatgatattgaaaaaatcgtatgtctttttctgacaaaatcagaatgaaaataattaattaaaagcaaaagttattaaagcctgaaataaaaatatgtatatttgaaaataattcaagaatatcttaaattttttattaacaCTAGCGTGTTTTAGAAgtcgaaaatgtttttcactgCAATTTATTCTTTATTTCGTTTGTATAATAAGACAAGATCATTGTACAATTTAGAAAATGTAAATATATTTTCTACATAGATACGGTAACTACGGTATACGATCAAAACTAACGTAGTAATTAATAATTGTATTATAACAAAAACAGTGGAAGTAATCATCTTGAATCCGCTTTAGTCTCCGTGCAAAATGTCGCGTTTTCTCACTCTggctatatataaaaataatcttccatATTGAATCCGAGAGTCGTATATCTTCTAAATGCTCGATCAGGTTTGGTAACCGTGGAACTGGAGGATAATGACTTGTTAAACTACTCTATTTGTAGGCCATGTCCATTCCCAAAAGCATTTTCGAAGGCGGCGAAAGAATGTTAACTGCaaatagaaaaattaaatttaataataaaattcaagCACTCACCTGCACTCATCTTTATCATAACTTGCATCGATgattattcaaattatttagTTGATCTCCGGAATTCACTAAATAACCGGAAAAGACACAAAAATTCAAGTcggtggaattattccacaactatttcaaactttttgtttatttattctggtgctccttggtaacagtgttgctcgaatagtcagtttttgtcattttcaaggggtcgctatatttacgGTAACTCGTGGTAattcgctcacgaacactttttattccgatttttcttcggagtgtctggtcgtgtcgtcggttttatGCTCTGATCCAGACTATTTAAAGATTGCTCGTGTAATACCTATTTTCATGTCCGGAAATATCTATGATCCATGCAATTAATGGCCATTCAACGACCACCCTATCGGTATTCAATAAGGTTCTCGAGAAACTATTGGTGAACAGAATGTTAAACTTTCTCAGCGTCCTTTATAGATTCCAGTACGGGTTTAGATCTGAATGTAGCACCACAACAGCTATCACATCATTGAGTTGGTCTACAGTCTTTTTGATGCGATTGATTCAGAGAAAGTTTGTCATATTCACGAAGAAAGGAGGAAATACGGTTgacttttatgtttttttttcattatcagaACGCCTGCACAAATTTTGACGCAACGAAACTTTTGCAAGAAGAGCATTTTTTCATGTCGATTAGTTATAATCCTTATTTTTATCTGTACATTCGTGATAAACATGAAAGCGCACATTTTTACAATTCATAGTAAGCTTTAAAAGTCATAAATTTACaattttgaagtatttcaaagtattttgaattttgaatcattttgaaatagatttAATGCAGGCTTATGCTAAATCTTCATTTTGCTTCATGAACCTTACGAAGAATTGTCCACATGGCTGGATTGTGATCTTTAAATGGGTTTTGGTAGGCTTTTGTGAAGTTTACAGTTTTATTTCGAGAATTATGATGTAACATTCAAGACAGTTGCATGTATTAacttaaattaaaaatattacttCGGATAACCATACAAAATATTAGATAATGTGTTCGTCTTCATGGTCCCTGTTAAAAAATTGACGCGGGCGAATTTCTTTGAGTTTGCCTCGAGCGCTAGAAACGCTCACTACGGCTCTGTTCAGCACTCTTTCATACTGTGCAGTACGTTCTGGGGTGAACTGGGGTATGAACTATGCAAGATGTCTTAACGGAACTAATCACAGTAGGAGTGCGGGTCTGACGAAAAAATTTTCGCAAACgtccaaatttttcaaaagctttttctcattttgaagtaaaattaaataaataaagtctTCATGATTGTGATACTACTAGTGTGGTAAGTATAAATGAATTTTAGTTTATTATTTCGTGTGGAGATGTGTGAttctatattgtattgtattcatATAGACTAGCTCATTAAGTCTTTTCATCATTACCGATGTTCTGTGTGTTGAGTTggtgattttatttttattcaatttttcttcACTTTATGATGAAAATCAACCTTTCGTTCTTGGTTCCATCTTATACTATGTTCTTGGTTGCACCTTATAGTGTCGGggtacctcaaggcagcaatatcGGACCGTTACTTGTCTTACTTTTTATCACTGAcattgaaaatttgaatttaaaaggtTTACCCAGGCTCTTTTCAGACGAGACTCATTCATTATTCAACCATTCAATCGTTCaattattgtcgtgaatacgacttactttactatggggcgccttttcaaatttagccatatggaagaatgggcagaacttaatcgtgaatatctcgacttgtattaacggcagcaacataattatttcactatttcatcaaaaatatgatcaggaatttaggataatattttgaatagtgtgagataaccacaaacaactcaaaatgttccgaactgtgctaaatatcgtagagaatcccacaatttgatccttctaaaaggcagaaatgaatcctgtacagcatcttgatagtttctttcaatgaaatatgaaaatccgaaatgaaataatcgacgtcaaaaatcgtttaaaattttagtagtgaaaagggggaaagtttcacaatttacacaatcgatgaactatcaattcgaattcgaaagtatatagaaatcgtgtcagttttattcgtgttcacgacatccagttatgtctccgacattacATACTCGTatttttcaatcattcaatcattcaatcattcaatcattcaatcattcaatcattcaatcattcaatcattcaatcattcaatcattcaatcattcaatcattcaatcattcaatcattcaatcattcaatcattcaatcattcaatcattcaatcattcaatcatttaatcattcaatcattcaatcattcaatcattcaatcattcaatcattcaatcattcaatcattcaatcattcaatcattcaatcattcaatcattcaatcattcaatcattcaatcattcaatcattcaatcattcaatcattcaatcattcaatcattcaatcattcaatcattcaatcattcaatcattcaatcattcaatcattcaatcattcaatcattcaatcattcaatcattcaatcattcaatcattcaatcattcaatcattcaatcattcaatcattcaatcattcaatcattcaatcattcaatcattcaatcattcaatcattcaatcattcaatcattcaatcattcaatcattcaatcattcaatcattcaatcattcaatcattcaatcattcaatcattcaatcattcaatcattcaatcattcaatcattcaatcattcaatcattcaatcattcaatcattcaatcattcaatcattcaatcattcaatcattcaatcattcaatcattcaatcattcaatcattcaatcattcaatcattcaatcattcaatcattcaatcattcaatcattcaatcattcaatcattcaatcattcaatcattcaatcattcaatcattcaatcattcaatcattcaatcattcaatcattcaatcattcaatcattcaatcattcaatcattcaatcattcaatcattcaatcattcaatcattcaatcattcaatcattcaatcattcaatcattcaatcattcaatcattcaatcattcaatcattcaatcattcaatcattcaatcattcaatcattcaatcattcaatcattcaatcattcaatcattcaatcattcaatcattcaatcattcaatcattcaatcattcaatcattcaatcattcaatcattcaatcattcaatcattcaatcattcaatcattcaatcattcaatcattcaatcattcaatcattcaatcattcaatcattcaatcattcaatcattcaatcattcaatcattcaatcattcaatcattcaa comes from Malaya genurostris strain Urasoe2022 chromosome 3, Malgen_1.1, whole genome shotgun sequence and encodes:
- the LOC131437229 gene encoding brachyurin-like; amino-acid sequence: MKSVLPIALLIAVAGGKSPPRSRIMNGDEATAGQFPHQVSLHLIFGEQTMHCGGSLISHRYILTAAHCLNQSEGGFALIGAHNREVEEDFRISVEFSPTDYNIHEDYFPISMRNDIATLRLPVEVSFSSYIQPVHLPRWSDGDFADYTGTIAGWGQYQDPSTGLSDVLNYITNPVFSNEQCQERFAIPNLIEDQNVCMSGSDGRSACIGDSGGPVTVQDGPNTVQIGVFSFGPASHCLSEIPIVCARVSHFLDWIQANSDVIIEM